The genomic region CGCGGCTGTTCAAATTTGAGACGTTCACCccaaccgaccgcagccgcatcgttttAAACTTcgccaaccgctacacacgttccGCCAGCCAAGTCAATAAAGAAATCCTGTGTTTTCATTTGCCCCGACCCCTACAGCACCTATTGAGCCGAATTACTAAAGCTTCGTTCCATCTTACAATGTCATATCTAACTTTGTGTGCGATTTCGCACGTGacgagatttttgtgacagagctcgcccgaGTGTACGTCATGCTCGTTTCCGTCGCCAGGCAGCATTGAGTCCGGACTCCggcctgaagggcgtggttgccggtgtcataACAGAcacaataaatattagaagtaaaaataaactcgttgtgcagtttactaggctacacagaATTGCAAAttaattcaagggcaattgtatatcactttataataaattatcaaatgaaatctttgagatgtctctcaataagttcaaagtttatataaaacgtaagctaacagaaaaatcctattataatattaaggattacttgaacgataaaaaagcttgggtgtgaattgctcttagcttaatatacatttactgtgatggtgataaccaaaaaaaaatacccggctaagtttgttgtgggctcttcttagaccggggcgcgtttggaagtcgtagctttaggtttaggttggcgaacgaagttatcaccatctccttacaattatgtaaacatttatgtatgaacgcttcataagcttAGTATTCAACTTAAAATACCATCGGAGATCCTAGTGTAAGATTTTGtacctcatcatcataatatcaacccattacctcctctcctcccacaatgagaagtggttcaGACTGtatccaccacactggcccagttacattatggagaactcttaggcatgcaggtttcctctcgatgttctccttcaccgttgaagaaagtgaaaCATAcgttagaaaagttacaggtgcgtgagATTCGAACTCCATTTTTCTATCTCAATATGAGTAGGCTATGAGTATGCAAACACTACGCCAGACAATGAGCATAAAATATGCGTTGagtatgtataaatttatttacaccATAGTTTTCCTTGCACTATTTACTGTAAAGCTGAGAGCACATCTAAATTATTATCGTGCGCATCGAACACTGAGTTCAAATTCAGACTGTTTTCAAGAAAGAGGTTGTCTTTAATAACTAATCATATTTTAAAGAGGAAACTTGAAAAAATCGTAAACTACTCGACCTATTTTaagaaagtaaaattaaaacgaaGAAACATTGCccacaaatataattttgtacaaGGTGCTTAAGAATATCGCAGTAGGTATCTTAAGAAACAAAATACTGCCTAAACAAgtcattatttggcgtgcgctgagaaaattattgatgatacataaaagtgATATACTACGTGATTAAAGTACTATTTTTACCTACAAAAATCCCCGGGAAAACTGACGGTTCCGGGCAACagctaaataaaatagttttttttttataaagcacCTGCatctgataaaaatatttcgtaGCGGAGCCTTAGGTGGTCGAAACTGTGCGAAACAGACAGCCGTAAATGACTAGCTCCGAGCAATATTCAAATTCCTTTACGTCATTCATTTCTTGCTCTACATCCTGGCCCCAGATATCCTACTTAACATCGACGACTACGATTCTACGTGTGGGTGTGTGTTAATGCGACTGCTTGTGTAGTGAGTATGGGCGTGCATGACAACGCGCGTGTGAGCGAGTGTGTGTATATGTAAGTGCACGCGCGCGTGTGTGTTTGAATATTGTACATGATATTGGTAGTCGGAGGTttacaaactttaaatttatatattgtagtTTCGGCAATAGTCAGAATAGTACGAAATAATTGAACAAAGTGGCCGAATATTTGGGGCATctctaattaaaatgttatctcAGAGGTTAATGAAGTTTGCCTTGTTAAAGATTCACGATTTATGAAAATCTTTGGTGACGAGTATTATAATATGTGCGTTTAGCTTAATGAGTCCTAGAAAGAGGTTCTGGCATATACTTTTCTATCGACACTAGCAACATACAAGAATAACGCGAAAAGAACGAAAATGAGAAgaactcaaaattcaaattttgatCCAACACAACATCTTTTGTTCCGACAAGACAACCACGTCCACCTACCTACCATGGCAAAAAAcatcaagtaaaataaaaaaagccgtAACCAAATTTCCAAGTATATATACCGCCAATAACCGATAAAACCGAAACCTAATCACCGAAAATGGCTCTAGTGTTGAGGAAAGCATTTTTGCCGAAAaacgcaaaaatattaaaaagtatcaaagGGCACCCTTTGACCACGGCACCAAATAAGAAAGCACCTTTGTGTAAGTTAAATAATGAGAAAAATTTTGATAGAATAATAgcgtttatttttagtattcatATATGTATCTAGCCgcttgacagccgactggcgcagtgggcagcgaccatgctttctgggtcgtaggccgtgggttcgattcccacaactggaaaatgtttgtgtgatgaacatgattgtttttcagtgtgtgtgcgtttatctgtatattataagtatttatgtatatctaattCATAAAAGCAGCAGCTATCTTCAATCTTggtaccataacacaagctacgcttactttgtggagagatagcgatgtgtgtattgccgtagtatattcatttatttattatttatttatttatctaggaCTTCTCTAGTGCCTAGGCGCCATCTGTACTTTATCATAGCATTCCAACATAGTTTTGAAAACAATCTCTATTTTATTACGTCTATCTTAAGAAGTAGAAGGTAGTTAACATCATTAATTTTCGAAAAAAAAGCTGTTGCTTTTTTTCTGTtgatatagaaaatataataaggtaaaatgtaatttttaaaactcgATAGTTTGAGAGAAGATTATTTAAATGTCACTGAATATTTGACAGTTGGCAATTTCATAGTGTTGTCTTTTTTCGTGGATGTGTGCTAAGTCGATTTGATTCTTCATGATAGTCGTCGCTGGTGTTGTTCCGTGTTATTTCGGAGAACGGTGGCCGCTGCGTGGGACCTCCATCTATAATACTCGACTCGTGACCTTCGTTCTTCGAATAGCACAACCCACCAGCTCCGATAACGCCGAGTATTATAAGCATGGATGTCCTTTGCAGTGGCGGCGCGTGGCGCGGCATTCGGCCCTTCCGATGCCCGGATAACATTCAGCTGTGGCGACCATGTGACTGCGGTGCGATGCTACGCTGAGAAAAAGACGGAGGCGAATGATGGGCCGGGCGGTGCCTGTCCGTGTGGCCCGTGCGGGCCCTGTGGTCCATGCGGGCCCTGCCGCTGCCCCTGCCCTTACGGACCGTGTGGACCTTGTGGACCCTGTGGACCTTGCGGGCCGTGTGGGCCATGTGGACCGTGTGGTCCCTGCCGTAGTCCTGGTCCGTGTGGACCTTGCGGACCTTGTGGACCTTGTGGACCCTGCGGGCCATGTGGGCCGTGCGGCCCCTGTGGACCATGTGGACCCTGCGGACCATGTCGTTGTCCATGCCCGTGTCCTTACCCGTGCCCCTGCCCTTGCCCACCTAAATGCCCAGCGAAGAAGTGCGAATCTTGTCCTTGCCCCGTGTGCGGATCTGCACCGATGATGGAAGCGATGGCTGCAGCCATGGCGTCACCGGCATCCCAGCCTCAACAACTATCTCAAACGCAGATGGGACAAATGCAACAAATGCCGCACATTACTCAAATGCCGCCAATCCAGCAAATGAAGTTGGACCCGAAATCTCAAGAGAAAAAAGCAGGACGGCAACCTTCTATAAAAATTTCGCCTTAGTATCTTTCGTATTACATTTTGTCCGACTTCATATTAcgctttttaatgttatttaaacaaataatattggaTTTTAATAAACGTTTCCAACtatgtatttacttttattttaatgatgttGACGCTTTAGTTTCTCTTTTTGGTTTGGTACCGTATTATTACTGAGCTTTCTTTAGTAGTCCCAGttagtatagttttttgcgtAGAAAACTCAATACCGTATCGGCAGAACAACCaatcaatgaataaataaaacatcagatacgtgttattttaatttaaaaaaactatcctCGATAGCTTTGGCGGTACCTGCAGATGACATTACTAGTAATATCGTCAAACCTGTCGCATTAAAGTTCAATATTAGCCTATTAGAATCTTTTTGCTGTAGTAGAAAAATGGTAAGAACTTAGATCCGCGAATAATGTAGAGATATTTACTTatgtagaaaataaattaaatattaagaccTTGACGGCAATCTcgcctggtaagtgatgatgcagtctaagatagaaaCGGGCTAATGGGTTACGGGCATGGCAGTTAAATTGTacccataaccctaatcggtttctatgcggctAAGCGGCACAACGTTGCCGGtggggtggttactagccaccagcaaaaatatatatgagaaaaatctgaattatagtatattgtgcaacaagtgcgataagttcttacaagtaaacttgtcgcactcaaataacagttttatttatgaaaaatctcaCGCGTAATTtgtaaaatgggcaaacggttctttttcaaccgcaacagcgagcgtcaagatactactttccccgcatgagtaatacaaaatatctTACGTACGTCATTTAGCAATCACCATTTATAAAGCATAAGGCATTGATATACCCTTTGCAGTTATGCCAGCCGCTCGTCGAATCTACAAAGTCAGGGAACTTACGTCGGTGTCGACAAAGGGAAGAAGACGGAAGCTGCCACAGCTCACTATccagtccattgctggacaaaGCACAACCCGACGTCTTCGATTGAGCATATCATGCCCTCGCGCTGGCACTCTGATTGAACCAACAACATCATTTTCATTTAGGCAATACAACTCAGTGGCAAGTCCAAGGTCCCTACAGAGATTCAGCTCCCTTCATCAAATGAATTCTTCACATCGAGAAGTTTTCAAGAGGAACTACGGTTCCTGTAACGCTGGATGCCCATGCCCATTTCCATGTGGCCCTTGTGGCTCTAAAGCCGGCTGCGGTTGTCTTCCGCCACCGTGTAATACCCCACCGAAATGCTTGCAGTACATGACTGGATATTACTATTATCCTTATGGAACCTGGTTTTGTGGGCCTTACCACGTCTCTGGAACTTGTGCTCCAGTGGGAGCCAATGGCCCGTGCCCATGTCCGTGCCCACCGAAATGTTGCCCAGCGTGCGTCTGTGCACCGCAGTACACTAAAAACATGTGCTCAAATAAAAACGTTTCTGATACAAATCAATTTCCAATGGAATTGCCATGCCATACTGTGCCCAAATCAACGCAGGAGGTTCGGACAGGCTTTTCTAAAATGTTCAATTTCAGTTCACCCGCTGCCGATAAAAAGGATTCacaacaaaaacagaaacctaCTGGCCTGCCTCCCGTTTTAAGTTCCATGTTTTGTCCTAATTCATTAGAAACTTCCTTCATGGATAAAGAACCTAGAATAAAAAGTACACTAGACTCCATATCAAGAACAAGGTTTTATCATACGAAAACTAATAAAATGCCCGAAGACTTGTCATATAAAGCACCTACAACTCATACACAAAGAAATTGGAAATATTCCTATTATCAAACTCGGCACAATTTGGCAACTCCGACGGGAAAGGCaagattatatttaaaagaaagtaGAAATGTTTCTTCaatttccaataaaaagaaGCATTCTCCTAGACCTGATATAGATGTTGAAATAAAAGCTTATGACGATTAAATTGAAACagacaaaaaatacttatacgATCGACTAACGTTCCATCAataatctgtttttttattatttatcaaaaataaataatgtttaactgTCTGTTTGACTGTTCTTTtaattatccctatccctactaatattataaatgtcaatgaaagtttgtttgttacgctttcacgcaaaaactacttaaccggtcCTCAATAAAActgtgtacacatattcttggaagtgttagtagtaatataggatactttttatcccgacattaagttcggttcctttgagagaggggatgaaagtttttgacgattttaccgatttaaataattatttatgtactagaggctatgatatgtgtttaattttgcccaaactttgtgtagatctgatgaatgtggttggagttagagggcagaactcctcagccagtagcaaacccctcatttagcgatcctgaatactttaattttttttaggactATTTagaatcaaaaatcaaaatcaatcgcagacgaattcgcgggcaatagctagtttagttataaatagATAGTACTCTAGGTATGTGTATCCTGTGACTATATAAAACCCGTAGGAATTAGGATGTTATTAACTAAAGCTCGAGTCATCCTTTCAGTGCACATGAGAAGTCTGGGCAAGAGAATACAGAGATTGACCTTGAAAACACTTCCAAAGTTGAAAGATATGAGGCGGCAGAATAGGATCGCCTGCGTCCTGCGTCAACCGTACAAGACCGCTTCCTGTCCTTGCATGGCACTGTCAACTATGCCAAGCAGCACATGCTATGACTGTTTGCTGAAATCGTATTCCGCTGTCTATGCGACAGATAAACGGTTGTTCCACAATTACGGAGCTTTACCTGATCAAACGCTCCTCAAATTCCCAAGGCGAGCGTTTTCGACGGAATCTCTGAAATCGGACTTCGAACAGACAGCTGGTTCAGTAAGAGGTTTAGAAGCCGTTTGCGCTTGTCCTGGCCCATGTCCATGTTCGGGTAACTGCTCTCTTCCGCCTCCCTGCAACACTCCTCCGAAATGCCTGCAATACATGACGGGCTATTACTATTACCCGTACGGCTCATGGTTTTGTGGGCCATATCATGTAGCCACGGGTCCATGCGGGCCATGCACAGGCCCTGTTGTCCCTGGTGGGCCATCTGGGCCATGCGGTCCGTGCACCGGCGGTCCTTGTGGCCCTTCAGGTGTTTCGTCGTGCTGCGTGTGTGGACCATGTAGACCTCTTGGTTGCTGTGGAATATGCGGCGTGGCAACACCAAATGGACCTTCTTTGCCGAATGCATCGGGTACACAATTTGTACCATTTGGTATGCAGGGGAGTATGTACGATCCTCATTCGCTTAATAGTGCGCAATACTCTTACGGTCCTTTTCCGACATTTTCACCTTATCCCCCTGATTGTATGCCCTGGGGCCAGACCATGATGCCCGGTCCCAGCATGCCCGGTCCCAGCATGCCTGGTCCCAATATGCCAGATCCGAGCATGCCCGATCCGAATATGCCCAGTCCATTTTTCGGACCAGGCGTAAACGTACCGATTACACCCATTAGCCAGGAGCCATGCGGTCCTATAACGCCCCAAATCTTGTACAATCCCTCAAGTCCAAAACCGAAGTCTTCCGTACGCTTAAACCCAAATTACCTTCAAGAGACGCGTGCTAGTGTACTTCCTGCCGCAAATAGGTTTTCCGGTCCTAAGCCACCTATGCCATCCACAAGAACAGCTCCTAAAAGCGCCGTCTATTTCAGCAAAACGAGAACAGGCGCACGACCAATATCTACTCTTGGGCACCCTTGTTCGTCAAACCTTACTCCAAAATCACTGCGGCAAAGCCCACCTTCACGATATGACGCTATTTGTGCTTTATCTAGAAACAATCCATTCAACAAACCTAGAACTCATAATAGAACCCTGCCACGTCAGGACACGATCCAAGTATGCTATTATACAACGCGAAGTATGAAAAAATATGCTAATATTGCTAATCACGACTGGCAGCAGGTGAAGATTCAAAGGAAACATCTTAAAAGACACCGTCAGGATAAAATCTGCCCGCGCAAGCAAAACGTTGACGCTGTAAACAGTAAACCTTTGTGCTACTGGTGTCTTCTTTGTAAAAAGAATTCACGTCCATGTCAACATTGTGGATATACAACATCTGTCCATAAATGGCTTCCAATATTTAATCACACATCGAACAACGAGACTGATTGTAATGATTACGACGATACAAAGGAAAAATAAGCTAATTATAATAACCttcagccagtggcgtgcacttcataaaggcgcaaaagcactgcctaccgtaaaatttatatatagctcgtataagaGGAGAATTTTTGGAGgatctgctgtatgcataccctggtaggaaacccagtgcacgccactggcttcaGCTGTAACactgtaacaataaattaattctgcatttttattttattgatttaaaaaaaaagtactactAGGTCAGtgtcatcatcatgatatcatcacagtataaaggactacgtaatcgataaaaaagcttgggtgtgaattattgctctaaccaggtggctcttctaataatttgaaatgacattgtgagatggtgataacaaaaaaaaacacccggctaagtttgttgtgggcttcttcttagatcaggacgcgtttggaaccctcgtagctttagttttcagtttacgaatgtggttatcgcgatcatctcactaccgtgtaattcttatgtacgcatcaaaagtgccacctgtgggcctacttgaataaagatatttttgacttgacttgactgaCTTAGAGCTAGTTCAGACATGGCGGATTCCGCGCGGATGCAAATCGCGCGGTTGAACCGCGCGGATCCTAATTACATTAGCGCCTTACAAATCGTTCATACCTGTCCGCACGGATTGACAATCCGCGCGGCTCAACCGAGAAAATGAATTCGCGCGGTCGCCGCTCGGTTTTATTTACTTGACGTACCTA from Pararge aegeria chromosome 26, ilParAegt1.1, whole genome shotgun sequence harbors:
- the LOC120635245 gene encoding uncharacterized protein LOC120635245 isoform X1, with amino-acid sequence MALVLRKAFLPKNAKILKSIKGHPLTTAPNKKAPLFMPAARRIYKVRELTSVSTKGRRRKLPQLTIQSIAGQSTTRRLRLSISCPRAGTLIEPTTSFSFRQYNSVASPRSLQRFSSLHQMNSSHREVFKRNYGSCNAGCPCPFPCGPCGSKAGCGCLPPPCNTPPKCLQYMTGYYYYPYGTWFCGPYHVSGTCAPVGANGPCPCPCPPKCCPACVCAPQYTKNMCSNKNVSDTNQFPMELPCHTVPKSTQEVRTGFSKMFNFSSPAADKKDSQQKQKPTGLPPVLSSMFCPNSLETSFMDKEPRIKSTLDSISRTRFYHTKTNKMPEDLSYKAPTTHTQRNWKYSYYQTRHNLATPTGKARLYLKESRNVSSISNKKKHSPRPDIDVEIKAYDD
- the LOC120635245 gene encoding keratin-associated protein 5-3-like isoform X2, whose protein sequence is MALVLRKAFLPKNAKILKSIKGHPLTTAPNKKAPLLAARGAAFGPSDARITFSCGDHVTAVRCYAEKKTEANDGPGGACPCGPCGPCGPCGPCRCPCPYGPCGPCGPCGPCGPCGPCGPCGPCRSPGPCGPCGPCGPCGPCGPCGPCGPCGPCGPCGPCRCPCPCPYPCPCPCPPKCPAKKCESCPCPVCGSAPMMEAMAAAMASPASQPQQLSQTQMGQMQQMPHITQMPPIQQMKLDPKSQEKKAGRQPSIKISP